A region of Lycium barbarum isolate Lr01 chromosome 1, ASM1917538v2, whole genome shotgun sequence DNA encodes the following proteins:
- the LOC132644881 gene encoding uncharacterized protein LOC132644881 isoform X2 codes for MARSISQARTLIRTTTNHRNAILLVSSRFESTGSHHIDRNIGSDTSEAEALAVQRIEDAIHGIIVRRSAPDWLPFCPGGSYWVPPRRSSYGIADLVHKLANTLSEEEIMSLATFRGWPSSNFYLNSGL; via the exons ATGGCCCGTTCCATCTCTCAAGCCCGAACCCTAATCCGAACCACCACCAACCACCGTAATGCGATTCTTCTGGTATCTTCTCGGTTCGAGTCTACTGGGTCCCACCACATCGACAGAAACATCGGATCTGACACGTCAGAGGCTGAGGCTCTTGCGGTGCAGAGGATTGAAGATGCGATTCATGGGATTATAGTGCGGCGATCGGCACCTGATTGGTTGCCGTTCTGTCCCGGTGGGTCCTATTGGGTCCCACCTAGACGGAGTTCGTATGGTATTGCTGATCTTGTTCATAAGCTTGCTAATACGCTCTCCGAAGAGGAGATTATGTCTCTCGCTACGTTTCGTGGATGGCCTTCCTCTAATTTTTATCTTAATAGCG GTTTATAA
- the LOC132644881 gene encoding uncharacterized protein LOC132644881 isoform X1, translating into MARSISQARTLIRTTTNHRNAILLVSSRFESTGSHHIDRNIGSDTSEAEALAVQRIEDAIHGIIVRRSAPDWLPFCPGGSYWVPPRRSSYGIADLVHKLANTLSEEEIMSLATFRGWPSSNFYLNSAVTEKSSLSKKEIQSEDEEV; encoded by the exons ATGGCCCGTTCCATCTCTCAAGCCCGAACCCTAATCCGAACCACCACCAACCACCGTAATGCGATTCTTCTGGTATCTTCTCGGTTCGAGTCTACTGGGTCCCACCACATCGACAGAAACATCGGATCTGACACGTCAGAGGCTGAGGCTCTTGCGGTGCAGAGGATTGAAGATGCGATTCATGGGATTATAGTGCGGCGATCGGCACCTGATTGGTTGCCGTTCTGTCCCGGTGGGTCCTATTGGGTCCCACCTAGACGGAGTTCGTATGGTATTGCTGATCTTGTTCATAAGCTTGCTAATACGCTCTCCGAAGAGGAGATTATGTCTCTCGCTACGTTTCGTGGATGGCCTTCCTCTAATTTTTATCTTAATAGCG ctgtgACAGAGAAGAGTAGTTTGTCCAAAAAAGAAATCCAGTCTGAGGACGAGGAAGTTTAA
- the LOC132644902 gene encoding uncharacterized protein LOC132644902, producing MALRNLYKEIKGMKVKEVPAHLKPMLSIGYAKNAIRKGLDNYHAKYIETSSVDPLLHVCFGGMIFSYLVALPEERRHLEHKQHGGH from the coding sequence ATGGCGTTGAGAAACTTGTACAAGGAGATAAAGGGCATGAAGGTTAAGGAAGTGCCAGCACACCTTAAGCCAATGCTCTCAATCGGTTACGCGAAAAATGCTATCAGAAAGGGATTGGATAACTACCATGCTAAGTACATCGAAACTAGCTCTGTTGACCCACTTCTTCATGTCTGTTTTGGAGGCATGATTTTTTCATACCTCGTTGCGCTTCCAGAAGAGCGACGTCACCTCGAGCACAAACAACACGGTGGACATTGA
- the LOC132644894 gene encoding uncharacterized protein LOC132644894, with amino-acid sequence MPLNSFGNNMENHLQFRSYSSLFLLLLLFIISFHYTIGSVGGGQEEEEKQQFQEQQPHLEEGKSKPPIIEIVKTMFSFPTSSPQTPTSYWRKLETLFKQGKAYFSPPTVDFRDSQEAQGRDKGGAAGEKVKEAVLKSLDESKEAIEESAKSAAKLAGDAMQKTTNKLKRTFSFGDRDHEHQADEL; translated from the exons ATGCCTCTAAACTCATTTGGTAACAATATGGAGAACCATCTTCAATTTAGGAGCTACTCCTCCTTGTTTCTTCTCTTATTACTGTTTATCATATCCTTCCACTACACTATTGGCAGTGTTGGAGGAggacaagaagaagaagagaagcaGCAGTTTCAAGAACAACAACCCCACCTAGAGGAGGGCAAGAGTAAGCCTCCCATTATAGAGATAGTCAAGACAATGTTTTCTTTCCCCACTTCTTCCCCCCAAACTCCAACCAGTTATTGGAGAAAACTCGAAACACTCTTCAAACAAGGCAAGGCCTACTTTTCCCCTCCAACCGTCGA TTTCAGAGATAGCCAGGAAGCACAGGGCAGGGACAAAGGAGGAGCAGCAGGTGAAAAGGTGAAAGAAGCAGTTCTAAAGAGCCTTGACGAGAGTAAAGAAGCCATAGAAGAATCCGCCAAATCAGCTGCAAAATTAGCTGGGGATGCAATGCAGAAGACAACGAATAAGCTAAAAAGAACATTCTCTTTTGGAGATAGAGATCATGAACATCAAGCGGATGAGCTCTGA
- the LOC132644912 gene encoding F-box/kelch-repeat protein At1g51550, translating into MATTSSTSYTSNGSSSPISQIAEDHLFSILLLLPLDSIFRFAMTCKKFRSLTYSDSFWESLCRRDWGNSSIDALRSFAVDSKQEQFSWKKLYQQIYQLDSVYCRRLLLKNPQGGEELLLPRPRASHSLNFVSGCLVLFGGGCEGGRHLDDTWVAYVGNDFKKILKWNKIDSGIPSGRFGHSCVVIGDCLVLFGGINDHGARQNDTWVGQVAVHDAFGITLSWRLLDVGSVAPPPRGAHAACRIDKRRMLIQGGIGLSGLRLGDTWVLELSENLHIGVWQEIVTHPSPPSRSGHTLTLVGGNQTILFGGRGLGYEVLNDLWLFDTSEGHWRWVQLLFDLQNIPQGLALPRVGHSANLIIGGRLLIYGGEDSYRHRKNDFWVLDISSVSSIMQSGTPPSPERSKTKLWRRLKSKGDNPSGRSFHRACVDPSGRNLYVFGGMVDGLLQPAESSGLRFDGELFLVELLLQC; encoded by the exons ATGGCAACTACAAGCAGCACTTCTTATACAAGCAATGGATCATCATCACCAATATCACAAATAGCAGAAGACCATCTCTTCTCTATCTTACTTCTCTTACCTTTAGATTCCATTTTTCGCTTTGCTATGACTTGTAAGAAATTCAGGTCCTTAACTTACTCTGACTCTTTTTGGGAATCTCTTTGTCGTAGAGATTGGGGTAATTCTTCTATTGATGCCCTCAGATCCTTTGCCGTTGATAGTAAACAAGAGCAGTTTAGTTGGAAGAAGCTTTATCAGCAAATCTATCAATTGGATTCTGTTTACTGTCGTAGATTGTTGTTGAAAAATCCACAAGGAGGAGAAGAGTTGTTGCTTCCTAGGCCTAGAGCTTCTCATTCTCTTAATTTTGTGTCTGGTTGTTTAGTTCTCTTTGGTGGTGGCTGTGAAGGAG GAAGGCATCTCGATGATACATGGGTTGCATATGTTGGGAATGACTTCAAGAAAATATTGAAGTGGAACAAGATTGATTCAGGAATACCAAGTGGCCGCTTTGGGCATTCATGCGTCGTGATTGGTGATTGTCTTGTCCTTTTTGGAGGAATAAATGACCATGGGGCACGCCAAAATGATACATGGGTCGGCCAAGTGGCGGTACATGATGCATTTGGTATCACATTGTCCTGGAGGCTACTTGATGTTGGTTCCGTTGCGCCTCCCCCAAGAGGCGCTCATGCTGCATGTCGCATTGATAAAAGGAGGATGCTGATTCAAGGAGGGATTGGTTTGTCTGGCCTGCGACTGGGAGATACATGGGTATTGGAACTgtctgagaatcttcatattggagTTTGGCAAGAAATTGTGACTCATCCATCTCCGCCATCTCGCTCTGGACATACATTGACCCTTGTTGGAGGAAACCAAACTATTTTGTTTGGCGGAAGAGGTTTAGGTTATGAGGTGCTTAATGATCTATGGCTCTTTGATACATCTGAAGGTCACTGGAGATGGGTACAGTTACTGTTTGACTTGCAAAATATACCCCAAGGTTTGGCCTTGCCTAGAGTTGGGCACTCGGCCAATCTCATCATAGGTGGACGACTACTAATTTATGGAGGAGAAGATTCCTACAGACACAGAAAAAATGACTTCTGGGTGTTGGATATCAGCTCAGTATCATCCATTATGCAGTCTGGGACTCCTCCAAGCCCAGAGAGATCAAAGACAAAACTGTGGAGACGGCTCAAGTCCAAAGGTGATAATCCTAGTGGCAGATCATTTCACCGAGCTTGTGTGGATCCTTCAGGTCGTAACTTGTATGTCTTCGGTGGCATGGTAGATGGCTTACTTCAGCCTGCCGAATCCTCTGGATTGAGGTTTGATGGTGAGTTGTTTCTTGTGGAGCTTTTGCTTCAGTGCTAG
- the LOC132644921 gene encoding uncharacterized protein LOC132644921 isoform X1 codes for MASSHSLSSSMEAALTSSNLVSSRFSETPPLFQSIIKQSNRRSSTGYLKISFNPPSTSSFCGGSTRLVVTRADLSGESGSEEEDSIHGLENDNGFGLVPEPTFSLSQSITRNAKWLVQLCCDGLSHILKGNSDKRETNKNDLNQAPKVVTPLEHSTGGGTRAGLFRTPISGGVQSATSAHGLPKPALAVRNLMEQARFAHLCTVMSRMHHRREGYPFGTLVDFAPDSMGHPIFSFSPLAIHTRNLLADPRCTLVVQIPGWSGLSNARVTIFGDVYPLPEDQQEWAHKQYIAKHQQGPSQQWGNFFYFRMQNISDIYFIGGFGTVAWVDVQEYETLRPDKIAVDGGEQYLKELNALFSKPLKDLLSQEAEVDDAALISIDSKGTDVRVRQGAQFNVQRISFEEGHSVETLEEAKAALWKLINGGRVYNLQK; via the exons ATGGCATCTTCGCATTCTCTCTCTTCCTCCATGGAAGCAGCCCTCACAAGCTCAAATCTAGTCTCCTCTAGGTTTTCCGAAACGCCGCCGTTATTTCAATCCATCATCAAACAGTCTAACAGGCGCAGCAGTACTGGTTATCTCAAAATTAGTTTTAACCCACCGTCTACCAGCTCCTTTTGCGGCGGGTCAACCCGTTTAGTGGTTACCCGGGCTGACCTTTCTGGTGAAAGCGGTTCTGAAGAAGAGGATTCTATTCATGGATTGGAGAATGATAATGGGTTTGGTTTAGTTCCTGAACCAACTTTTTCCTTGTCCCAG TCCATTACTCGTAATGCTAAATGGCTAGTTCAGCTTTGTTGTGATGGACTCTCTCATATTCTGAAGGGTAATTCAGATAAACGAGAAACAAACAAAAATGATTTGAATCAAGCTCCAAAAGTGGTTACACCCCTTGAGCACTCAACTGGTGGGGGAACAAGGGCTGGTCTCTTCAGAACTCCCATTTCTGGAGGTGTACAAAGTGCAACCTCAGCTCATGGCCTACCTAAACCTGCCTTAGCTGTCCGCAATCTAATGGAGCAG GCTAGATTTGCTCATTTATGCACAGTGATGTCGCGGATGCATCATCGGCGAGAAGGCTACCCATTTGGCACACTTGTAGATTTTGCGCCAGATTCTATGGGGC ATCCAATATTTTCGTTCTCACCATTAGCTATACACACCCGTAATTTGCTAGCTGACCCAAGATGCACACTGGTTGTACAG ATCCCTGGATGGAGTGGTTTATCTAATGCAAGGGTAACGATATTTGGTGATGTCTATCCACTACCTGAAGATCAACAG GAATGGGCACACAAGCAGTATATAGCAAAACATCAGCAAGGTCCTTCTCAACAATGGGGAAACTTTTTTTACTTTAGGATGCAAAATATAAG CGATATATATTTCATTGGAGGCTTTGGCACTGTTGCTTGGGTGGATGTTCAGGAGTATGAGACACTTCGGCCTGATAAGATTGCTGTTGATGGTGGCGAACAATATCTTAAG GAGCTCAATGCATTATTTTCAAAGCCTCTAAAAGATCTTTTATCGCAAGAAGCTGAGGTGGATGATGCTGCTTTGATATCGATAGATAGCAAGGGGACAGATGTCCGTGTCCGCCAAGGTGCACAG TTTAACGTACAGAGAATATCATTTGAAGAAGGCCATTCAGTTGAAACACTAGAAGAAGCCAAGGCAGCACTCTGGAAACTGATAAATGGAGGTCGAGTTTACAATTTGCAGAAATGA
- the LOC132644921 gene encoding uncharacterized protein LOC132644921 isoform X2, with product MASSHSLSSSMEAALTSSNLVSSRFSETPPLFQSIIKQSNRRSSTGYLKISFNPPSTSSFCGGSTRLVVTRADLSGESGSEEEDSIHGLENDNGFGLVPEPTFSLSQGNSDKRETNKNDLNQAPKVVTPLEHSTGGGTRAGLFRTPISGGVQSATSAHGLPKPALAVRNLMEQARFAHLCTVMSRMHHRREGYPFGTLVDFAPDSMGHPIFSFSPLAIHTRNLLADPRCTLVVQIPGWSGLSNARVTIFGDVYPLPEDQQEWAHKQYIAKHQQGPSQQWGNFFYFRMQNISDIYFIGGFGTVAWVDVQEYETLRPDKIAVDGGEQYLKELNALFSKPLKDLLSQEAEVDDAALISIDSKGTDVRVRQGAQFNVQRISFEEGHSVETLEEAKAALWKLINGGRVYNLQK from the exons ATGGCATCTTCGCATTCTCTCTCTTCCTCCATGGAAGCAGCCCTCACAAGCTCAAATCTAGTCTCCTCTAGGTTTTCCGAAACGCCGCCGTTATTTCAATCCATCATCAAACAGTCTAACAGGCGCAGCAGTACTGGTTATCTCAAAATTAGTTTTAACCCACCGTCTACCAGCTCCTTTTGCGGCGGGTCAACCCGTTTAGTGGTTACCCGGGCTGACCTTTCTGGTGAAAGCGGTTCTGAAGAAGAGGATTCTATTCATGGATTGGAGAATGATAATGGGTTTGGTTTAGTTCCTGAACCAACTTTTTCCTTGTCCCAG GGTAATTCAGATAAACGAGAAACAAACAAAAATGATTTGAATCAAGCTCCAAAAGTGGTTACACCCCTTGAGCACTCAACTGGTGGGGGAACAAGGGCTGGTCTCTTCAGAACTCCCATTTCTGGAGGTGTACAAAGTGCAACCTCAGCTCATGGCCTACCTAAACCTGCCTTAGCTGTCCGCAATCTAATGGAGCAG GCTAGATTTGCTCATTTATGCACAGTGATGTCGCGGATGCATCATCGGCGAGAAGGCTACCCATTTGGCACACTTGTAGATTTTGCGCCAGATTCTATGGGGC ATCCAATATTTTCGTTCTCACCATTAGCTATACACACCCGTAATTTGCTAGCTGACCCAAGATGCACACTGGTTGTACAG ATCCCTGGATGGAGTGGTTTATCTAATGCAAGGGTAACGATATTTGGTGATGTCTATCCACTACCTGAAGATCAACAG GAATGGGCACACAAGCAGTATATAGCAAAACATCAGCAAGGTCCTTCTCAACAATGGGGAAACTTTTTTTACTTTAGGATGCAAAATATAAG CGATATATATTTCATTGGAGGCTTTGGCACTGTTGCTTGGGTGGATGTTCAGGAGTATGAGACACTTCGGCCTGATAAGATTGCTGTTGATGGTGGCGAACAATATCTTAAG GAGCTCAATGCATTATTTTCAAAGCCTCTAAAAGATCTTTTATCGCAAGAAGCTGAGGTGGATGATGCTGCTTTGATATCGATAGATAGCAAGGGGACAGATGTCCGTGTCCGCCAAGGTGCACAG TTTAACGTACAGAGAATATCATTTGAAGAAGGCCATTCAGTTGAAACACTAGAAGAAGCCAAGGCAGCACTCTGGAAACTGATAAATGGAGGTCGAGTTTACAATTTGCAGAAATGA
- the LOC132644921 gene encoding uncharacterized protein LOC132644921 isoform X3: MASSHSLSSSMEAALTSSNLVSSRFSETPPLFQSIIKQSNRRSSTGYLKISFNPPSTSSFCGGSTRLVVTRADLSGESGSEEEDSIHGLENDNGFGLVPEPTFSLSQSITRNAKWLVQLCCDGLSHILKGNSDKRETNKNDLNQAPKVVTPLEHSTGGGTRAGLFRTPISGGVQSATSAHGLPKPALAVRNLMEQARFAHLCTVMSRMHHRREGYPFGTLVDFAPDSMGHPIFSFSPLAIHTRNLLADPRCTLVVQIPGWSGLSNARVTIFGDVYPLPEDQQEWAHKQYIAKHQQGPSQQWGNFFYFRMQNISDIYFIGGFGTVAWVDVQEYETLRPDKIAVDGGEQYLKELNALFSKPLKDLLSQEAEVDDAALISIDSKGTDVRVRQV; this comes from the exons ATGGCATCTTCGCATTCTCTCTCTTCCTCCATGGAAGCAGCCCTCACAAGCTCAAATCTAGTCTCCTCTAGGTTTTCCGAAACGCCGCCGTTATTTCAATCCATCATCAAACAGTCTAACAGGCGCAGCAGTACTGGTTATCTCAAAATTAGTTTTAACCCACCGTCTACCAGCTCCTTTTGCGGCGGGTCAACCCGTTTAGTGGTTACCCGGGCTGACCTTTCTGGTGAAAGCGGTTCTGAAGAAGAGGATTCTATTCATGGATTGGAGAATGATAATGGGTTTGGTTTAGTTCCTGAACCAACTTTTTCCTTGTCCCAG TCCATTACTCGTAATGCTAAATGGCTAGTTCAGCTTTGTTGTGATGGACTCTCTCATATTCTGAAGGGTAATTCAGATAAACGAGAAACAAACAAAAATGATTTGAATCAAGCTCCAAAAGTGGTTACACCCCTTGAGCACTCAACTGGTGGGGGAACAAGGGCTGGTCTCTTCAGAACTCCCATTTCTGGAGGTGTACAAAGTGCAACCTCAGCTCATGGCCTACCTAAACCTGCCTTAGCTGTCCGCAATCTAATGGAGCAG GCTAGATTTGCTCATTTATGCACAGTGATGTCGCGGATGCATCATCGGCGAGAAGGCTACCCATTTGGCACACTTGTAGATTTTGCGCCAGATTCTATGGGGC ATCCAATATTTTCGTTCTCACCATTAGCTATACACACCCGTAATTTGCTAGCTGACCCAAGATGCACACTGGTTGTACAG ATCCCTGGATGGAGTGGTTTATCTAATGCAAGGGTAACGATATTTGGTGATGTCTATCCACTACCTGAAGATCAACAG GAATGGGCACACAAGCAGTATATAGCAAAACATCAGCAAGGTCCTTCTCAACAATGGGGAAACTTTTTTTACTTTAGGATGCAAAATATAAG CGATATATATTTCATTGGAGGCTTTGGCACTGTTGCTTGGGTGGATGTTCAGGAGTATGAGACACTTCGGCCTGATAAGATTGCTGTTGATGGTGGCGAACAATATCTTAAG GAGCTCAATGCATTATTTTCAAAGCCTCTAAAAGATCTTTTATCGCAAGAAGCTGAGGTGGATGATGCTGCTTTGATATCGATAGATAGCAAGGGGACAGATGTCCGTGTCCGCCAAG TTTAA
- the LOC132644936 gene encoding uncharacterized protein LOC132644936 isoform X2: MSIIETTVRDKICDLRHLGNTYLVCMRDDEGNLIWRCTLCQKDFKAFTYVQTAAEIQGHLTYDQGHIKMLEFADKTLHKNNPWPFYDSVVFSIHTPDVQKVENVICFGELDDMKIDFIGVSTKYQRLTDNNAFVQKLWFKWSACEAIPLDMQNVPRHQYSLDNFKFRQNLGRRVTLGEQMERMRLSDKPKKELKLKEVIFERTCHLCCSKILPASDVGTFLHNASSRLSCSFFNDTGNFHVFHMSCIIQWTLLMDGVSLNGPNVEVTQIKGYLGKAVEATPQNMAKIDGYLHCPECCSKDSDPNFLNLETGPT, encoded by the exons ATGTCCATTATCGAGACAACAGTCAGGGATAAAATATGTGATCTAAGACATCTAGGCAATACTTATCTAGTTTGTATGAGGGATGATGAAGGTAATCTGATTTGGAGGTGCACTTTGTGCCAAAAAGATTTCAAAGCATTTACATATGTCCAAACCGCTGCTGAGATCCAAGGTCATTTGACCTATGATCAAGGCCACATTAAAATGCTGGAGTTTGCTGATAAGACTTTACATAAGAATAACCCTTGGCCATTTTATGATTCGGTAGTGTTTTCAATACATACTCCCGATGTTCAAAAAGTTGAAAACGTGATCTGCTTTGGTGAGTTGGACGATATGAAAATAGATTTTATTGGAGTGTCGACAAAGTATCAGCGACTTACCGATAATAATGCGTTTGTTCAGAAACTTTGGTTCAAGTGGAGTGCTTGTGAAGCCATACCTCTGGATATGCAGAATGTTCCCCGACATCAGTATTCACTAGATAATTTTAAATTTCGTCAAAATTTAGGTCGACGAGTTACTCTGGGTGAACAGATGGAGCGTATGAGGTTGTCGGACAAACCTAAAAAGGAACTTAAGCTGAAGGAAGTCATATTTGAGCGAACTTGTCATCTGTGTTGTAGCAAAATACTTCCTGCATCGGATGTGGGCACGTTCCTGCACAATGCATCTTCGAGGCTTTCCTGTAGCTTTTTCAATGATACAGGG AATTTCCATGTGTTTCACATGTCCTGCATAATTCAGTGGACTTTGTTAATGGATGGAGTGAGTCTAAATGGACCTAACGTCGAAGTCACACAAATTAAAGGCTATTTAGGAAAAGCTGTGGAGGCAACTCCTCAAAATATGGCTAAAATTGATGGTTACCTGCACTGTCCTGAATGCTGCAGCAAGGATTCTGATCCGAACTTTCTTAATCTG GAAACAGGGCCCACTTGA
- the LOC132644936 gene encoding uncharacterized protein LOC132644936 isoform X1 codes for MSIIETTVRDKICDLRHLGNTYLVCMRDDEGNLIWRCTLCQKDFKAFTYVQTAAEIQGHLTYDQGHIKMLEFADKTLHKNNPWPFYDSVVFSIHTPDVQKVENVICFGELDDMKIDFIGVSTKYQRLTDNNAFVQKLWFKWSACEAIPLDMQNVPRHQYSLDNFKFRQNLGRRVTLGEQMERMRLSDKPKKELKLKEVIFERTCHLCCSKILPASDVGTFLHNASSRLSCSFFNDTGNFHVFHMSCIIQWTLLMDGVSLNGPNVEVTQIKGYLGKAVEATPQNMAKIDGYLHCPECCSKDSDPNFLNLVLFFNLSSHCSGI; via the exons ATGTCCATTATCGAGACAACAGTCAGGGATAAAATATGTGATCTAAGACATCTAGGCAATACTTATCTAGTTTGTATGAGGGATGATGAAGGTAATCTGATTTGGAGGTGCACTTTGTGCCAAAAAGATTTCAAAGCATTTACATATGTCCAAACCGCTGCTGAGATCCAAGGTCATTTGACCTATGATCAAGGCCACATTAAAATGCTGGAGTTTGCTGATAAGACTTTACATAAGAATAACCCTTGGCCATTTTATGATTCGGTAGTGTTTTCAATACATACTCCCGATGTTCAAAAAGTTGAAAACGTGATCTGCTTTGGTGAGTTGGACGATATGAAAATAGATTTTATTGGAGTGTCGACAAAGTATCAGCGACTTACCGATAATAATGCGTTTGTTCAGAAACTTTGGTTCAAGTGGAGTGCTTGTGAAGCCATACCTCTGGATATGCAGAATGTTCCCCGACATCAGTATTCACTAGATAATTTTAAATTTCGTCAAAATTTAGGTCGACGAGTTACTCTGGGTGAACAGATGGAGCGTATGAGGTTGTCGGACAAACCTAAAAAGGAACTTAAGCTGAAGGAAGTCATATTTGAGCGAACTTGTCATCTGTGTTGTAGCAAAATACTTCCTGCATCGGATGTGGGCACGTTCCTGCACAATGCATCTTCGAGGCTTTCCTGTAGCTTTTTCAATGATACAGGG AATTTCCATGTGTTTCACATGTCCTGCATAATTCAGTGGACTTTGTTAATGGATGGAGTGAGTCTAAATGGACCTAACGTCGAAGTCACACAAATTAAAGGCTATTTAGGAAAAGCTGTGGAGGCAACTCCTCAAAATATGGCTAAAATTGATGGTTACCTGCACTGTCCTGAATGCTGCAGCAAGGATTCTGATCCGAACTTTCTTAATCTGGTATTATTCTTTAATTTGTCAAGTCATTGCAGTGGAATTTGA